In the Mycolicibacter minnesotensis genome, CCGCGATGCTGCGACCGGTCCGGGCCTCGATGGCCGCATCCGTATCAAGCATCTCCACGTCGAGGGTCTTGGCCAGGCGCCGCCCGATAGTGGACTTGCCCGCCCCGGGCAACCCCACCAGAACCGCCCTGGGCGTCACCGTCGCCGCCGATGCGCAACGGAGAGATGAGGAGACGGCGGCCTACGCACGCGCCTACCCCGATGCCCGATCCTGGTCGGCCGTCGGCACGCGGTCGGCAACGCAACGTCGGTAAGCCTCGATGTTGCGACGGGTTTCGGCCAGCGAGTCACCGCCGAACTTGGCCAATGCGGCCCGCGCCACGACCAGCGCCACCATGGCCTCGGCGACCACACCGGCGGCCGGGACAGCGCACACGTCCGAGCGCTGGTGAATCGCGACCGCTTCCTCACCGGTCGCCATGTCGACGGTGGCCAACGCCCGCGGCACGGTGGAGATCGGTTTCATCGCGGCGCGCACCCGCAACGGCAGGCCGTTGGTCATGCCGCCCTCGAGACCGCCGGCCCGGTTGGTGGAACGCACCACACCGTCGGGGCCCGGGTACATCTCGTCGTGGGCCGCACTGCCGCGCCGCCGGGCCGTGGTGAAGCCGTCGCCGATCTCCACGCCCTTGATCGCCTGGATGCCCATGATCGCCGCAGCCAATTGGCTGTCGAGTCGATCGTCACCGCTGATGAAGGAACCCAGCCCGATGGGCAGGCCGCAGACCACCACCTCGACAACTCCGCCCAAGGTGTCACCGTCGGCCTTGGCCGCCTCGATCTCAGCGATCATGGATTCCTCGGCGCGACTGTCGAAGGCACGCACCGGGCTGGCATCGATCGCGGCCAGGTCGGCGGGGTGTGGCACCGGACCGTCGTAGGGGTCGGAGGCGCCGATCGAGATCACATGGGAGATCACCTGTACCCCCAGCGCCTGGTCCAGGAAGGCCCGCGCGAACGCGCCGGCGGTCACCCGCGCCGCCGTCTCCCGGGCACTGGCACGCTCGAGCACCGGCCGGGCGTCGTCAAAGCCGTACTTCAGCATGCCGGCGAAGTCGGCATGTCCGGGCCGCGGCCGGGTGAGCGGGGCATTGCGTGCGCCGCCCTCACTGTCCAGCAGAGCCGGGTCCACCGGATCGGTGGACATCACCGTCTCCCACTTCGGCCATTCGGTGTTGCCGATCTCCACGGCGATGGGGCCGCCGAGGGTGACCCCGTGG is a window encoding:
- the aroC gene encoding chorismate synthase, whose protein sequence is MGHVLRWITAGESHGRALVAMVEGMVAGVAVTSADIATQLARRRLGYGRGARMKFEADAVTVLSGVRHGVTLGGPIAVEIGNTEWPKWETVMSTDPVDPALLDSEGGARNAPLTRPRPGHADFAGMLKYGFDDARPVLERASARETAARVTAGAFARAFLDQALGVQVISHVISIGASDPYDGPVPHPADLAAIDASPVRAFDSRAEESMIAEIEAAKADGDTLGGVVEVVVCGLPIGLGSFISGDDRLDSQLAAAIMGIQAIKGVEIGDGFTTARRRGSAAHDEMYPGPDGVVRSTNRAGGLEGGMTNGLPLRVRAAMKPISTVPRALATVDMATGEEAVAIHQRSDVCAVPAAGVVAEAMVALVVARAALAKFGGDSLAETRRNIEAYRRCVADRVPTADQDRASG